The DNA segment GATGGGAAACTCAGGAGATTTGTTAAGGGAGAGAAGATGAATTCGGTCGGGAGCCTGGAACCTCATCCCCAGCTCAGGGGGATGTCAAGGAGGCAGTTGGCTGGTTCAGGCTGGGACTGAGAGGGGCAGTCTAAGATTAGAATGAGAGAGGACCAGTAGCTGAAGTTGTGGGCATAAAAAAGATCCCTCATAGTCTTGtgcaaaagaaagagaagagagtccAAGGATGGGGCCCAGAGAACCCAGGCTTAAAGGCTAAGCAGAGAAAAACATCcctggaaggaaaaaaacagtgtcCAGAAAAGCAGAGTAATATGCAGAGAGAGTTGTCACGGAAGGCAACAGAGGAGGCTGCTTTGGTGCTAAACCCCATAATTTGTGTTTCCTTCTTCCTTGTTCAAGCTCAGCACCTGGCACCTGGTGAGTTGAGGCAGCCTGGCAAGGGCTGAGGTCTGGGACTCTTGTCCATATATCCAGAACATACAGGCTATGTGGCTTGGGCAACAGACTTGACTTTACCAGACTCTTAGccctcttctgcaaaatgggagtAGTGGTAGTCTTTCTCTGATGGGTCTGCTGTCAGGATTACAGGAGATCACCTTAGGAAAGCCCTCTGATCCATGTTTAGTCTACAATATGAGCAGGAATGAGTATCATAGGTGCACACACAGCAGGAGCAGGAAGCGCTGGTTCTGGCTAATGGGACTGTGTTAGCCAGAGACCAGGCTTCAACAACCTCCCCACTCCTTCTGTGAAAGTCCTTGTCCCCTGATTCAATCCCTATTAAACTTCCAGGGGGCAGGCTCCACTTAACACTgtcctttctccaaatccttctGAAAATCGACTTTTCCCCTGTCCTCCAAATGTCCCCCAGATTTGGTGATGCCAGAGTTTGTGTACTTGATTGCAACTAAACCCTGTTTTTCCAGGTCACCATGGTGCCACGTCCTCCTCAACGCAGCTACCTTCTATGGACATCATAAGTATTCTCAGGCCTCTTACTTGGAGGTGACACTAATGTCTTCCAGTAGCTTCTGACATCTCCAGTGGAAAGAGAAGCATGTGGGTACCACTTCACAGCTTAGAAAGCACTTCCATCACAcaacttccctttcttcctcacaaccgccctgtgaggtaggtacagCAGATGATAACTACACAGATCaacatttatcaagcatttaCAACATATAAAGTATTACAATTCTCTTGTGAGAATTAATGCTTAGCAATAAGCATAGAGGCATTCCTGGTTTGAAAGAATCCAATGACATCAAGTAACAAGCAAGAGAAGGAAATGCTGGCACATAGAGTCCAAGGTTAAGGTAGACAGTTATGGAACTTGGGACAGGAGCACATTAGAAAGAAGTGGTGACAATATGATCAGTCTTTTTTGTAGCTGTTGCCATATTAAAAGTGTATCTGTGGCCCTGTCGGCTGTTAACAGTGAGTCATTTTCATAATATTAATCAGTTTACATGCATCGTATGCCTTACACAAATTCTAGGAATGATGTCCTTAGAAATATCAAGTTTTGCAAACAAAATATCTGCTGGAATTTGGAAACCTTAGCCCAGAAGAACTGGATGAGCTTCCCAAGCCACCATGTGGGCTGGTACACTGTGGAGAGGCCATTTTCCTTGGCCTCCAGGAAGGCTCCACACTGGAGCTGGTCCTGGAGCAGAGCTTCCTTGGTCAACAACTGGCTAAAAGCAGAGGTCTGAGAAGGGGTCACTTCAAGGATCTGTGGGCTGAGCCTGAAGAACTGGCCTTAGCATGAAATTTCTATGACAGTCTCAAGTTTTACCTCAACTACTGGTGCAAAAACTTTCATTTCAGGGACTGTCTGCTTACATTAGCATACAAAGTGTTTTATGTAATTACCACAAGAAAAAATGGATGCTCCTTCCCAACTTGCAGGTGAAGCATGCAGCAGGGCAGGCTGTGGAGTTAGGCAAGGGAACCTGGGTCTGAATGCTGTTCTGCCACATACTGGCTGTGTAGCTTTGGGCAGCTTCCTAAACCTCTCTGAGACTTAGTTTCTCCTGTAAATGCTGATATTGAGAACACCAAGGTCACAGGGATGTtataagattaaatgaaataattcctATAAAACAcaaggcctggcacagagtaagccctcaataaatggagacattATAAGTTCATAGTGTGACAGACCCAGCAGTAGAGTTGGGAAGCAAGAGCTTGGTGAAAGCCCTTGGACCTCTAAAGCAGCTCATTCGCCCTGGGACTTCTCCAGGTGGAGATTTTTCAAGTGTGCTGGGGCTGGCTCAGGGCTGCACCAGAAGCCTTGGGCCTTCCCCACGAGCCCAGGCTGCCTTCCCCATCTCCACGTAGTTCGCACAGtgcaaggccctgaggcaggcacCTGGGCAGAAAAGGCCTCTGGCCCATTGGGTTCCCAGGGAACTGGCAAGGTTGGTATCTGTTGGAAGCTCTTGCTGCAAGTCCTCTGGTGCTTGAGGTAACCCCGCCAGTGCCTGACATCTGTGGGCCTGCTGGGATGGAAGAGGCTGCGGGTGGGAGTGGAGGTGTGGGTGTAGGAGTGGGTGTGGGGTGTGGGTGGCTGTGGGTAGGAGAAGGTAGGGGAAGGAAGGGTAGGGCTAGAGTGGTGAGGGGGTAGGAAggattggggtgtgggtggggctgggggtggaagTGGGAGGGGGTGGAGTgggtaggggagggtgggggtaggaaaggtGGGGGCGGGGGCTGAGGGCCTTGCGGGGCCCAGGTGCCACACCGCCCACCGGCACGGCCCGGCATTGCGAGAGGTGGGAAGCCAGCGGGCTCCGGGGCGTTGCTCTGGTGCTGCTCCCTCCCAGGGTCCGGGCGCCTGCGCCCTGCGCACACCGGGCGGTAGCGGAGTGGGAGCGCGGGCGCAGGCGAGGTGGGCCCTGGGACCCTGG comes from the Manis pentadactyla isolate mManPen7 chromosome 10, mManPen7.hap1, whole genome shotgun sequence genome and includes:
- the BCL7C gene encoding B-cell CLL/lymphoma 7 protein family member C isoform X1, with amino-acid sequence MSRPTGPPAPRVPTRLRAHSDHTQRLSHLATGRPGCAGVWAGRQGPRAHLACARAPTPLPPGVRRAQAPGPWEGAAPEQRPGARWLPTSRNAGPCRWAVWHLGPARPSAPAPTFPTPTLPYPLHPLPLPPPAPPTPQSFLPPHHSSPTLPSPTFSYPQPPTPHTHSYTHTSTPTRSLFHPSRPTDVRHWRGYLKHQRTCSKSFQQIPTLPVPWEPNGPEAFSAQVPASGPCTVRTTWRWGRQPGLVGKAQGFWCSPEPAPAHLKNLHLEKSQGE